A stretch of Crossiella cryophila DNA encodes these proteins:
- a CDS encoding dolichyl-phosphate-mannose--protein mannosyltransferase, with product MPTDRLRGWLVTLSLALLGGLVRFWNLAHPTDKGTPVFDEKHYVPQAWQVLRNGGYEDNPGFRLIVHPPLGKQLIGFGEWLFGYNGLGWRFTAAIAGVVCIILIVRIARRLTRSTLLGALAGVLLVADGVSHVQSRVGMLDIFLTVFIVAGFGALLVDRDLVRNRLAVAVREGWINASEYGPRLGFRWWRFAGVLLLGLGLGVKWSAAFFVLAFAALSVFWDVTARRAAGVRRPWRGTIARDLFPAFAAFAVVPVLVYFGTWWAWYASETGVDRHLVGGTLPEGGTWGFIPDALRALLYNNGEVLTFHNNLSPTEKHPYESKPWAWPMGLKPMLYYLESNGVVPGCGRTDCMAGVKLIGTPAMWWLAFPMLGWAVWRAFGKLDWRYAAVLVGYCAGWLPWFTNLDRQMYYFYATPMAPFMVLGLVLILGEILGKATDGVERRKTGLLVVALYVGLVIANFVWLWPILNGDSVTPWRWQAEVWLPSWN from the coding sequence ATGCCCACCGACCGCCTGCGTGGCTGGCTGGTGACCCTGTCGCTGGCGCTGCTGGGCGGGCTGGTGCGGTTCTGGAACCTGGCCCACCCCACCGACAAGGGCACGCCGGTCTTCGACGAGAAGCACTACGTGCCGCAGGCCTGGCAGGTGCTGCGCAACGGCGGCTACGAGGACAACCCCGGCTTCCGGCTGATCGTGCACCCGCCGCTGGGCAAGCAGCTGATCGGCTTCGGCGAGTGGCTCTTCGGCTACAACGGCCTGGGCTGGCGGTTCACCGCGGCCATCGCGGGCGTGGTGTGCATCATCCTGATCGTCCGGATCGCGCGGCGGCTGACCCGCTCCACGCTGCTGGGCGCGCTGGCCGGGGTGCTGCTGGTGGCCGACGGGGTCAGCCACGTGCAGTCCAGGGTCGGCATGCTGGACATCTTCCTGACCGTGTTCATCGTGGCCGGGTTCGGCGCGTTGCTGGTGGACCGGGACCTGGTGCGCAACCGGCTGGCGGTGGCGGTGCGCGAGGGCTGGATCAACGCCAGTGAGTACGGGCCGCGGCTCGGTTTCCGCTGGTGGCGCTTTGCCGGTGTGCTGCTGCTCGGGCTCGGCCTCGGCGTGAAGTGGTCGGCGGCCTTCTTCGTGCTGGCCTTCGCCGCGCTGAGCGTGTTCTGGGACGTCACCGCCCGCCGCGCGGCCGGGGTGCGCCGCCCGTGGCGCGGCACCATCGCCAGGGACCTGTTCCCGGCCTTCGCCGCCTTCGCGGTGGTGCCGGTGCTGGTCTACTTCGGCACCTGGTGGGCCTGGTACGCCAGTGAGACCGGGGTGGACCGGCACCTGGTCGGCGGCACCCTGCCCGAGGGCGGGACCTGGGGCTTCATCCCGGACGCGCTGCGTGCGCTGCTGTACAACAACGGCGAGGTGCTCACCTTCCACAACAACCTCAGCCCGACCGAGAAACACCCGTACGAGTCCAAGCCGTGGGCGTGGCCGATGGGTCTCAAGCCGATGCTCTACTACTTGGAGTCCAACGGCGTGGTGCCCGGCTGCGGCCGCACCGACTGCATGGCGGGCGTGAAGCTGATCGGCACCCCGGCCATGTGGTGGCTGGCCTTCCCGATGCTGGGCTGGGCGGTCTGGCGCGCCTTCGGCAAGCTGGACTGGCGTTACGCCGCCGTGCTGGTCGGCTACTGCGCGGGCTGGCTGCCCTGGTTCACCAACCTGGACCGCCAGATGTACTACTTCTACGCCACCCCGATGGCCCCGTTCATGGTGCTGGGCCTGGTGCTGATCCTGGGCGAGATCCTGGGCAAGGCCACCGACGGCGTGGAAAGACGCAAGACCGGGCTGCTGGTGGTCGCGCTGTACGTGGGCCTGGTGATCGCCAACTTCGTCTGGCTGTGGCCGATCCTCAACGGCGATTCGGTGACCCCGTGGCGCTGGCAGGCCGAGGTCTGGCTGCCGTCCTGGAACTAG
- the rsmI gene encoding 16S rRNA (cytidine(1402)-2'-O)-methyltransferase, producing MDAPPGSGRLVLAATPLGEIGDASPRLSEALRSADVIAAEDTRRLRNLCAALKVEPLGRIVSFYEQNEVGRLPGLVEAIRGGETVVLVTDAGMPSVSDPGYRLVAACVTEDLHVTCLPGPSAVTTALAVSGLPCERFCFEGFPPRKSGDRRRWLVQLSSEQRTCVFFEAPHRLADTLADAADVLGPDRQAAVCRELTKTYEEVRRGTLGELAEWAAEGVRGEITVVLAGVSAEQDEVEVTALVEVVEERVRGGARLKDATAAVAASTGVSRKALYDAVLLARKT from the coding sequence ATGGACGCCCCACCCGGATCGGGTCGATTGGTGCTCGCCGCCACCCCGCTTGGCGAGATCGGCGACGCCTCACCGCGCCTGTCCGAGGCCCTGCGCAGCGCCGATGTCATCGCCGCCGAGGACACCCGACGCCTGCGCAACCTGTGCGCCGCACTCAAGGTCGAGCCACTCGGCCGGATCGTGAGCTTCTACGAGCAGAACGAGGTGGGCAGGCTGCCCGGCCTGGTCGAGGCCATCCGCGGCGGGGAGACGGTCGTGCTGGTCACCGACGCCGGCATGCCCAGCGTGTCCGACCCCGGCTACCGCCTGGTCGCCGCCTGCGTGACCGAGGACCTGCACGTCACCTGCCTGCCGGGGCCCTCCGCGGTGACCACCGCGCTGGCCGTCTCCGGCCTGCCCTGCGAGCGGTTCTGCTTCGAGGGCTTCCCGCCGCGCAAGTCTGGCGACCGGCGGCGCTGGCTGGTCCAGCTCAGCAGCGAGCAGCGGACCTGCGTGTTCTTCGAGGCCCCGCACCGGCTCGCGGACACCCTGGCCGACGCCGCCGACGTGCTCGGCCCCGACCGGCAGGCCGCGGTCTGCCGCGAGCTGACCAAGACCTACGAGGAGGTCCGCCGCGGCACCCTCGGCGAACTGGCCGAGTGGGCGGCCGAGGGCGTGCGCGGGGAGATCACCGTGGTGCTCGCGGGAGTGTCAGCCGAGCAGGACGAGGTCGAGGTGACCGCGCTGGTGGAGGTGGTGGAGGAACGGGTGCGCGGTGGCGCCCGGCTCAAGGACGCCACCGCCGCGGTCGCGGCCAGCACCGGGGTCAGCCGCAAGGCCCTCTACGACGCGGTGCTGCTGGCCCGCAAGACCTGA
- a CDS encoding ABC transporter ATP-binding protein, whose amino-acid sequence MTPHLEAEDLTRTFTVRRKLSRFRSERHEVTAVDSVSFAVERGEAVGYVGPNGAGKSTTIKMLTGILTPTGGRVRTCGLDPSRRRVELAARIGVVFGQRSQLWWDLPLTDSFALLRDIYRVPAAEHASRLAECVELLGLGDFLGTPVRQLSLGQRMRGEVTAALLHAPELLVLDEPTIGLDLESKERLREFLAELNATRGVTLLLTTHDLDDIERLCRRLLVIDHGRVLADGPLSRLRTEAVGERTLVVDLEQPAEPLTGLPGVTGCRVENEGRRHHLTFRRDRITAAALIAAVAERAAVHDISVVEPSIDDVIRRLYAGEVVHPAEEIGVNPGTDAG is encoded by the coding sequence ATGACCCCGCACCTCGAAGCCGAGGACCTGACCCGCACCTTCACCGTGCGCCGCAAGCTCAGCCGGTTCCGCAGCGAACGGCACGAGGTGACCGCGGTGGACTCGGTGTCCTTCGCGGTGGAGCGCGGCGAGGCGGTCGGCTACGTCGGGCCCAACGGCGCCGGCAAGTCGACCACGATCAAGATGCTCACCGGCATCCTCACCCCCACCGGCGGCCGGGTGCGCACCTGCGGGCTGGACCCGTCCCGGCGGCGGGTGGAGCTGGCCGCGCGCATCGGCGTGGTCTTCGGCCAGCGCAGCCAGCTCTGGTGGGACCTGCCGCTGACCGACAGCTTCGCGCTGCTGCGCGACATCTACCGGGTGCCGGCCGCCGAGCACGCCTCCCGGCTCGCGGAATGCGTGGAACTGCTGGGGCTGGGCGATTTCCTGGGCACGCCGGTGCGCCAGCTCTCCCTCGGCCAGCGGATGCGCGGCGAGGTCACCGCGGCCCTGCTGCACGCCCCGGAACTGCTGGTGCTGGACGAGCCGACCATCGGCCTGGACCTGGAGTCCAAGGAGCGGCTGCGTGAGTTCCTGGCCGAGCTGAACGCCACCCGCGGCGTCACCCTGCTGCTGACCACGCACGACCTGGACGACATCGAACGGCTGTGCCGCCGGTTGCTGGTGATCGACCACGGCCGGGTGCTGGCCGACGGGCCGCTGTCCCGGCTGCGCACCGAGGCGGTCGGTGAGCGCACCCTGGTGGTCGACCTGGAACAGCCTGCCGAGCCGCTGACCGGGCTGCCGGGGGTGACCGGCTGCCGGGTGGAGAACGAGGGCAGGCGGCACCACCTGACCTTCCGGCGGGACCGGATCACCGCGGCCGCGCTGATCGCGGCGGTGGCCGAACGGGCCGCGGTGCACGACATCTCGGTGGTGGAGCCCAGCATCGACGACGTGATCCGCCGGCTCTACGCGGGCGAGGTTGTCCACCCAGCGGAGGAGATCGGGGTCAACCCGGGGACCGACGCGGGCTGA
- a CDS encoding ABC transporter permease → MASVAVYRRLIGAQIRSQLSYRASFAMACVGDAVAQATELVAILVIFSRITDLGGFSRAEVLLMYALASTSFGLADLAVGQLDRLPQYLRTGKFDSVLTRPLSSLGQIMVSDFQLRRLGRICLGIGVLTYVVSTVDIAWSLPTALLLVITPIAGAVLMSAVWIMAASVCFWLIEGSDLANSLTYGGHFLASYPITVYPAWLRTALAFVIPAAFIAYFPALALLGKPDPLGTPAFLGWISPLVAVLALGLAALVWRAAVRHYRGTGS, encoded by the coding sequence GTGGCTAGCGTCGCGGTGTACCGCAGGCTGATCGGCGCCCAGATCCGCTCGCAGCTCAGTTACCGGGCCTCCTTCGCGATGGCCTGTGTCGGCGACGCGGTCGCGCAGGCCACCGAGCTGGTGGCGATCCTGGTGATCTTCTCCCGGATCACCGATCTGGGCGGGTTCAGCCGGGCCGAGGTGCTGTTGATGTACGCGCTGGCCAGCACCTCCTTCGGCCTGGCCGATCTGGCGGTCGGCCAGCTCGACCGGCTGCCGCAGTACCTGCGCACCGGGAAGTTCGACTCGGTGCTGACCCGGCCGCTGAGCAGCCTCGGCCAGATCATGGTCTCGGACTTCCAGCTGCGGCGGCTGGGCCGGATCTGCCTTGGTATCGGCGTGCTGACCTATGTGGTGTCCACAGTGGACATCGCGTGGAGCCTGCCGACCGCGCTGCTGCTGGTGATCACCCCGATCGCGGGCGCGGTGCTGATGAGCGCGGTGTGGATCATGGCGGCCTCGGTGTGCTTCTGGCTGATCGAGGGCTCGGACCTGGCCAACAGCCTCACCTACGGCGGGCACTTCCTCGCCTCGTACCCGATCACCGTCTACCCGGCCTGGCTGCGCACCGCGCTGGCCTTCGTCATCCCGGCCGCCTTCATCGCCTACTTCCCCGCGCTCGCCCTGCTCGGCAAGCCCGATCCCCTTGGCACGCCTGCCTTCCTGGGCTGGATCAGCCCGCTCGTGGCGGTGCTCGCGCTGGGGCTGGCCGCGCTGGTGTGGCGGGCCGCGGTCAGACACTACCGAGGGACTGGATCATGA
- a CDS encoding ABC transporter permease: protein MRSSAAPYARMIGAGFRRYSSYRQATVAGLFTNVVFGLLRVSVLFAMLDGRREIAGYDPARSATYVWLGQGMLATVVLWGQHEIGERVRTGDVVVDLSRPWNLQLALLAEDLGRAGYAVLTRFLPPVVFGALFFPFLWPGQGLTWLLFPLSLALAVGVSFSARFLLALSAFWLLDNRGPVSLYGMSAGILGGLIVPLAFFPDWVQTVLWLTPFPCLVQAPIDVFTEAGSPLIPLAYQLAWFGILYLGGRLAMLGAVRKVVVQGG, encoded by the coding sequence GTGCGCTCTTCGGCAGCTCCCTATGCGCGCATGATCGGCGCGGGTTTCCGTCGTTACTCCTCCTATCGTCAGGCCACCGTCGCGGGCCTGTTCACCAACGTCGTCTTCGGGCTGCTCCGGGTCTCGGTGCTCTTCGCCATGCTCGACGGGCGGCGGGAGATCGCCGGCTACGACCCGGCCCGCTCGGCCACCTACGTCTGGCTGGGGCAGGGCATGCTCGCCACCGTCGTGCTGTGGGGACAGCACGAGATCGGCGAGCGGGTGCGCACCGGGGACGTCGTGGTGGACCTGTCCCGGCCGTGGAACCTGCAGCTGGCCCTGCTCGCCGAGGACCTCGGCCGGGCCGGGTACGCCGTGCTCACCCGGTTCCTGCCGCCGGTGGTCTTCGGCGCGCTGTTCTTCCCGTTCCTGTGGCCGGGACAGGGCCTGACCTGGCTGCTGTTCCCGCTGAGCCTGGCGCTGGCCGTCGGCGTGAGCTTCAGCGCCCGGTTCCTGTTGGCGCTGAGCGCGTTCTGGCTGCTGGACAACCGCGGTCCGGTCTCGCTGTACGGCATGTCCGCCGGGATCCTCGGCGGGCTGATCGTGCCGCTGGCCTTCTTCCCGGACTGGGTGCAGACCGTGCTCTGGCTGACCCCGTTCCCCTGTCTGGTGCAGGCCCCGATCGACGTGTTCACCGAGGCCGGTTCGCCGCTGATCCCGTTGGCCTACCAGCTCGCCTGGTTCGGCATCCTCTACCTCGGCGGGCGGCTGGCCATGCTGGGCGCGGTGCGCAAGGTGGTGGTGCAGGGTGGCTAG